A single genomic interval of Lentisphaerota bacterium harbors:
- a CDS encoding protein-glutamate O-methyltransferase CheR, producing the protein MPQGSQINVQTDVIVQIMERTGLRISEYDTSFLWKTISERLAETGIQTMDAYGECLAENRAEAEVLVQSLRIHHSEFFRNPLTFALLEQHILPALSTSTQQAAGRSEIRVWSVGCATGQEVWSIAMLLADLAVARERPQPFRIIATDVSAAALAEARRGVYDSSAVQNVRLKHLLAHFSAAGETYVVAPRLHAHVDFSIHDLLDERSACPQASLYGNFDLIFCCNVLFYYRADIRQRMLDKLGRALAPGGYLVADEVEREFVANHHGLHAVAPPTAVFRKAAGYYETE; encoded by the coding sequence ATGCCGCAAGGATCGCAGATCAACGTTCAGACGGATGTGATCGTTCAGATCATGGAGCGGACGGGGCTGCGCATCTCAGAATACGACACGTCTTTTCTCTGGAAGACGATCAGCGAGCGGCTTGCGGAAACCGGCATCCAGACCATGGACGCCTATGGCGAATGCCTGGCGGAAAACCGGGCTGAAGCCGAGGTGCTCGTCCAATCCCTGCGCATTCACCACAGCGAGTTCTTTCGTAATCCGCTCACCTTTGCCCTGCTTGAGCAGCATATTCTGCCTGCGCTGAGCACCTCGACCCAGCAGGCGGCCGGACGGAGCGAAATCCGCGTCTGGTCGGTTGGCTGCGCCACCGGGCAGGAAGTCTGGTCCATTGCCATGCTGCTGGCGGATCTGGCCGTCGCACGGGAACGGCCGCAACCGTTCCGGATCATCGCCACCGATGTTTCTGCGGCCGCGCTTGCTGAGGCCCGGCGGGGGGTGTACGACTCCAGTGCGGTTCAGAATGTCCGGTTGAAACACTTGCTGGCCCATTTTTCCGCAGCAGGCGAAACCTACGTCGTCGCGCCCCGGCTTCACGCGCACGTGGATTTTTCCATCCACGACCTGCTGGATGAGCGCTCGGCGTGTCCGCAGGCCAGCCTCTACGGTAACTTCGACCTGATTTTCTGTTGCAACGTGCTGTTCTATTACCGGGCGGACATCCGGCAGCGGATGCTGGACAAGCTTGGCCGCGCCCTCGCCCCCGGCGGCTACCTTGTGGCCGACGAGGTGGAACGGGAGTTTGTCGCCAACCATCACGGGCTGCACGCCGTCGCGCCACCGACGGCGGTTTTCAGAAAGGCGGCAGGATACTATGAAACTGAATGA